A single region of the Nitrosomonas sp. Is79A3 genome encodes:
- a CDS encoding HD domain-containing phosphohydrolase: MFHHYDLLDDLNKPLPLRDKIVSAHHSVQDKFPFISRIAIALYDTKTRILKTYMDSSGEDKPLVHYQAPLVNAPSLKEILAKGLPRVVNNLVTFENGTHEHTRRIGRQGYAASYTMPVFHNGEFVGFLFFNSNESDVFTENVLSILDIYGHLISLMIVNELSTLKVMSAALKTTSGITHLRDPETGSHLDRMSRYSRIIAESLADQYDLNDAYIEHIFMFSPLHDIGKISIPDSILLKPGPLNAEERTIMNTHAYKGRRMIDDIVANFGFGNLDNIDILRNIAEYHHEAINGSGYPAGKIKGEIPLEARIVAVADVFDALTSRRPYKEAWGNEKAFDMLKQLAGEKLDSDCVNALIENQQKVELIQQQFKENIYG; this comes from the coding sequence ATGTTTCATCATTATGACCTGCTTGATGATCTGAATAAGCCATTGCCGTTAAGAGATAAGATTGTCAGCGCACACCATTCTGTTCAGGATAAATTTCCTTTTATTTCACGTATTGCTATCGCACTGTACGATACCAAAACACGCATACTGAAAACTTATATGGATAGTAGTGGAGAAGACAAGCCATTGGTTCATTATCAAGCCCCCTTGGTTAATGCACCATCATTAAAGGAGATTTTGGCTAAAGGACTGCCGCGGGTTGTCAATAATTTAGTTACTTTTGAAAATGGTACGCATGAGCACACGCGAAGGATAGGCCGCCAAGGCTATGCAGCGAGCTATACCATGCCAGTTTTTCATAACGGTGAGTTTGTCGGATTTTTGTTCTTCAATTCAAATGAAAGCGATGTATTTACAGAGAATGTTTTAAGCATCCTCGATATTTACGGACATTTGATCTCATTGATGATCGTGAACGAACTTTCCACGTTAAAAGTCATGAGTGCGGCGTTGAAAACAACCAGTGGTATTACCCATTTGCGCGATCCTGAGACGGGCAGTCATTTGGATCGTATGTCACGCTATAGCCGCATCATCGCCGAATCACTTGCCGATCAGTATGATCTGAATGATGCTTATATTGAACATATTTTTATGTTCTCACCACTTCACGATATTGGAAAGATTTCGATACCGGATAGTATCTTGTTAAAGCCAGGACCGTTGAATGCGGAAGAGCGAACAATCATGAATACGCACGCATATAAAGGCAGAAGAATGATTGATGATATTGTCGCAAATTTTGGTTTTGGCAATCTCGATAACATTGATATTTTGCGAAATATCGCCGAATATCATCATGAAGCTATTAACGGCAGCGGTTATCCGGCCGGAAAGATCAAGGGTGAAATTCCGCTTGAAGCACGCATTGTTGCGGTAGCCGATGTATTTGACGCGCTTACTTCCCGCCGTCCCTACAAGGAGGCATGGGGCAATGAAAAAGCATTCGATATGCTCAAACAGCTTGCCGGTGAGAAACTGGATAGTGACTGCGTGAATGCTTTGATTGAGAATCAACAGAAAGTTGAATTGATTCAGCAGCAATTCAAAGAAAATATCTATGGTTAA
- a CDS encoding YbaB/EbfC family nucleoid-associated protein, producing MRGNLGNMMKQAQMVQENMRQMQEKLATIEVEGQSGAGMVKVIMTCRHDVKRVSIDDSLVGDDKEMLEDLVAAAFNDAVRRVESTTQEKMAELSSGLGLPPGIKLPF from the coding sequence ATGAGAGGTAATCTGGGAAATATGATGAAGCAAGCGCAAATGGTGCAGGAAAACATGCGGCAAATGCAGGAAAAGCTTGCCACCATCGAAGTAGAAGGTCAATCGGGAGCGGGTATGGTTAAAGTCATCATGACCTGCCGCCATGATGTCAAAAGAGTCAGTATTGATGACAGCCTTGTGGGTGATGACAAGGAAATGCTGGAAGATCTCGTAGCAGCGGCTTTTAATGACGCTGTCCGGCGCGTGGAATCCACCACTCAGGAAAAAATGGCGGAACTTAGCAGCGGATTGGGTTTGCCGCCAGGCATTAAATTGCCTTTCTAA
- the dnaX gene encoding DNA polymerase III subunit gamma/tau, with protein sequence MSQTQVLARKWRPRNFSELTGQEHVVKALTNALEQNRLHHAYLLTGTRGVGKTTIARILAKSLNCEAGVTAAPCGTCPACLQIDSGSFIDLIELDAASNTQVDNMRELLENTLYAPTSARYKIYIIDEVHMLSKSAFNAMLKTLEEPPAHVKFVLATTDPQKIPITVLSRCLQFNLKQIPQTQIAGHLNKILAQEKIQCDTPSLQLIARAAQGSMRDALSLLDQAIAFGEGCVAEAGVRDMLGSIDQGYLFDLLEALAQRNGLKLLALADEMEAQCLSFDSVLQDLAALLHRLALAQTVPQAINEDTPEYARIFSLAKTFSPDDIQLFYQIALHGRSDLGLAPDEYAGFTMTLMRMLTFMPEDLSANNQPPQVSSMLTKPFNEADTSQQAEPEQKVQPSPDSIRVDLSGLDWPKLTQQLKLTGMAKMLAQHSEAKVLSAENIELYLPDVHKHLLEKKYQDKIQTELNSYFGKPVVLNFIVGSLTGLTPVALQQREEEEKQEQAIAAIEKDPIVQELIEQFDAKLIVPSIKSIQK encoded by the coding sequence GTGTCTCAAACACAAGTCCTTGCGCGTAAGTGGCGCCCTAGAAATTTCTCAGAATTAACCGGACAAGAGCATGTGGTCAAAGCGCTGACCAACGCGCTTGAGCAAAACAGATTGCACCATGCTTATTTGCTGACCGGCACGCGCGGCGTCGGCAAAACAACCATCGCCCGTATTCTGGCCAAGTCGCTCAACTGTGAAGCGGGCGTAACCGCAGCCCCGTGCGGCACTTGCCCGGCATGCCTGCAAATTGATTCTGGCAGTTTTATTGACCTGATAGAGCTGGACGCGGCATCCAACACGCAAGTGGATAATATGCGTGAATTGCTGGAAAATACACTGTATGCCCCTACCAGCGCGCGCTACAAGATTTATATCATTGATGAAGTCCATATGCTTTCCAAATCAGCCTTCAACGCCATGTTGAAGACTTTGGAAGAGCCGCCTGCGCATGTCAAATTTGTATTGGCTACAACCGATCCGCAAAAAATACCGATCACAGTTTTATCGCGTTGTTTACAATTCAATCTGAAACAAATTCCGCAGACACAAATTGCCGGCCACCTCAATAAAATTTTGGCACAAGAAAAAATCCAGTGCGACACGCCATCGCTGCAGTTAATTGCCCGTGCTGCTCAAGGTAGCATGCGCGATGCATTAAGTCTGCTGGATCAGGCTATTGCTTTCGGCGAGGGGTGTGTTGCAGAAGCCGGTGTCCGTGATATGCTGGGTAGCATTGATCAAGGCTATCTTTTTGATCTGCTGGAAGCTCTGGCGCAGAGGAATGGTTTAAAATTATTGGCATTGGCCGATGAAATGGAAGCACAGTGCCTTTCGTTTGATTCAGTCTTGCAGGATTTGGCAGCTTTATTGCATCGCCTCGCGCTGGCACAAACCGTTCCGCAAGCGATCAATGAGGATACGCCAGAATACGCGCGTATTTTTTCATTGGCAAAAACTTTTTCGCCCGATGACATTCAGTTGTTTTATCAGATTGCATTGCACGGACGCAGTGATCTGGGACTGGCACCGGATGAATATGCCGGTTTTACTATGACGCTGATGCGCATGTTGACTTTCATGCCGGAGGATCTTTCAGCAAATAATCAACCGCCGCAAGTTTCATCAATGCTTACCAAGCCATTCAATGAAGCGGATACTTCACAGCAAGCAGAGCCTGAGCAGAAGGTGCAGCCCTCCCCTGACAGTATCCGTGTTGATTTATCCGGTCTGGATTGGCCGAAATTGACGCAGCAATTAAAGCTGACTGGAATGGCTAAAATGCTGGCGCAGCATAGCGAAGCCAAAGTTCTATCAGCAGAAAACATAGAATTGTATCTACCAGATGTGCATAAGCACCTGCTGGAAAAGAAATATCAGGATAAAATCCAGACAGAATTAAATAGTTATTTTGGTAAACCTGTCGTGCTTAATTTTATTGTTGGCAGCCTCACGGGGTTAACACCCGTGGCACTACAACAACGTGAAGAAGAAGAAAAACAGGAACAAGCCATTGCAGCCATTGAGAAAGATCCGATTGTGCAAGAACTGATTGAACAGTTTGATGCAAAATTAATCGTTCCTTCAATTAAATCGATTCAGAAATAA